GCGGGTCGCGACGTTGCCCGCGACGAGCTGGACGTCGGGGAACCGCTGGCGCACCCGCGCGACGGTGCCGAGGACCCCCTCGCTGTGCCCGTGCGCGGTGTCCACCACCAGCACGTCCACCCGCGCCTCGATCAGGGCGGCCGCCCGATCGGGGGTGTCCGCGCCGATCCCGACCGCGGCGCCGACCCGCAGGCGGCCGAGCTCGTCCTTGCACGCCCGGGGGTACTTGATCTGCTTCTGGATGTCCTTCACGGTGATGAGACCGACCACCCGGAACTCCGAGTCCACCACCGGCAGCTTCTCGATCCGGTGCTTGTGGAGAAGCTCCTTGGCCTGCTCGAGGGTCGTGCCCACCGCCACGGTGATCAGCCCCTCCGAGGTCATCAGCTCGCGGATCGGCTGGTCGGTCCGCGTGCAGAACCTCAGGTCGCGATTGGTGAGGATGCCGACGAGACGCCCGTTCTCGTCGTTGATCGGCACGCCCGAGATCCGGAACCGGCTCATCACCTCGAGCGCCTCGAAGATCTTCTGGTCCGGCGTCATCGTGATCGGATCCACGATCATGCCGGACTCGGAGCGCTTGACCTTGTCCACCTCGTGGGCCTGGGCCTCGATGGACAGGTTCTTGTGGACGATCCCGATCCCGCCCTCCTGAGCGATGGCGATCGCGAGGCGGGACTCGGTGACGGTGTCCATCGCCGCCGACACCAGCGGGATGTTCAGGGCGATTCCGCGGGTGAGCCGCGTCCGCGTCTCCACCTGGCTGGGCAGGACGCGCGAATGCGCGGGCACGAGCAGCACGTCGTCGAAGGTGAGGGCTTCGTGGGGGAAGACTTCGGCCATCGTGCGCCTCCGGTACCGCTCCGGAGAACCGGGCCCCGGGCGCGGGACGGCATTCTAGTCGAAACTCCCGCGCGCTCCCAATGTCGCGTTCGAGGGGTCGGCGAGGCCACCGAGCTTCAGGACCGTGTTCCAGTTGCGGCCCGTGGCCGACGTGCCGAGCTTCTTCTCGATGAGGACGTTCGTCAGGCGCGAGCGGCCGACGCCGGCGGGATACACGACGTAGAGGTGCCGGCCGGAGGCGCGGACGACCTCCGGGCCGGTGATCGAAGCCCGCAGCGCCTCCACCTGCTCGCCGTCCGGCGCGCGCTTCAGGAGCACGACCAGGAGATGGCCGGGATCCCGCTCGGCTTCGTCGCGGAAGGGGTTTCCCGCGACGATCCCTTTCCATTCCTCCGCGGTTCGGACGAAGAAGTCCGTTCGCAAGCCGAGGCGCTTCTCCGCCTCCCCCTCCAGCAGGCGCTCCAGCTCGGCGCCCTTTCGGCGCGCGCCTCGGAAGACGAGATTGCCGCTCTGGAGCAGCGACCGTGGATCGGTGAAGCCAAGGACGGTCAGCAGCTCTCGCAGGTCGGACATCGCGACCTGCCTGTGCCCGCCCACGTTGATGCCCCTGAGGAGCGCCAGGTGCATCGTCACGACCGTGGCCCCCGCA
This portion of the Terriglobia bacterium genome encodes:
- the guaB gene encoding IMP dehydrogenase produces the protein MAEVFPHEALTFDDVLLVPAHSRVLPSQVETRTRLTRGIALNIPLVSAAMDTVTESRLAIAIAQEGGIGIVHKNLSIEAQAHEVDKVKRSESGMIVDPITMTPDQKIFEALEVMSRFRISGVPINDENGRLVGILTNRDLRFCTRTDQPIRELMTSEGLITVAVGTTLEQAKELLHKHRIEKLPVVDSEFRVVGLITVKDIQKQIKYPRACKDELGRLRVGAAVGIGADTPDRAAALIEARVDVLVVDTAHGHSEGVLGTVARVRQRFPDVQLVAGNVATREGAKALIDLGVDGVKVGVGPGSICTTRIVTGAGVPQLTAIMEAAGPCEEAGVPLIADGGIKFSGDVTKALAAGASSVMVGSLFAGTEESPGETVLYQGRTFKEYRGMGSLGAMKLGSRDRYFQDEFDERKLVPEGIEGRVPYKGPLSALVLQIVGGLRAGMGYVGCADITALRHEARFVRITSSGLRESHVHDVIITKEAPNYRLD
- a CDS encoding DUF1697 domain-containing protein, yielding MTMHLALLRGINVGGHRQVAMSDLRELLTVLGFTDPRSLLQSGNLVFRGARRKGAELERLLEGEAEKRLGLRTDFFVRTAEEWKGIVAGNPFRDEAERDPGHLLVVLLKRAPDGEQVEALRASITGPEVVRASGRHLYVVYPAGVGRSRLTNVLIEKKLGTSATGRNWNTVLKLGGLADPSNATLGARGSFD